One genomic region from Pseudoduganella dura encodes:
- a CDS encoding MBOAT family O-acyltransferase, whose product MVFSSIIFLFYFLPCFLLLYYLLPWKNAVLLIGSLLFYAWGEPRFVPLLLLSALLNYGAGQMISRSEGPSRKHWLWLGVAANLGMLLYYKYLGFFGGMVNAVLEKFHGPIDFPAVVLPLGISFFTFQGISYLIDVYRRDIAVQTSFLNFAMYKAMFPQLVAGPIVRYSQIAHEIERRTVDNARIWLGIQIFLTGLAQKVLIANTVAGPADHLFGLPAAELTAPAAWIGIACYSIQILFDFAGYSNMAIGIGHMLGFSYPINFDRPYSARSITEFWRRWHISLSSWFRDYLYIPLGGNRVSPARTYFNLGLVFLLCGLWHGAAWTFIVWGVWHGALLIIERAFLGARLARWPGLLAQAWTLLMVMLGWVFFRADTLPHALGYIGAMFGMGEAHGPVANPWQMYFGRSAMTALAVGMLLALWRGTPVLRAPALWRPMRTTALLLCFALCVVSLAAGTYNPFIYFRF is encoded by the coding sequence ATGGTCTTTAGTTCCATCATCTTCCTGTTCTATTTCCTGCCCTGTTTCCTGTTGCTGTATTACTTGCTGCCATGGAAGAATGCAGTGCTGCTGATCGGCAGCCTGTTGTTCTATGCCTGGGGCGAGCCACGCTTCGTACCCCTGTTGTTGCTGTCGGCGCTGCTCAATTATGGCGCCGGTCAGATGATCAGCCGCAGCGAAGGGCCGTCACGCAAGCACTGGCTGTGGCTGGGCGTTGCCGCCAACCTCGGCATGCTGCTTTACTATAAGTACCTGGGCTTTTTCGGCGGCATGGTTAACGCCGTGCTGGAAAAGTTTCATGGGCCTATCGACTTTCCGGCAGTAGTACTGCCGCTGGGAATCTCGTTTTTCACGTTCCAGGGCATTTCCTACCTGATCGACGTGTACCGTCGCGATATCGCCGTACAGACGAGCTTCCTGAACTTCGCCATGTACAAGGCGATGTTCCCCCAGCTCGTGGCGGGTCCCATCGTCCGCTATAGCCAGATCGCCCATGAAATCGAGCGGCGCACGGTCGACAATGCGCGCATCTGGCTGGGCATCCAGATATTCCTGACCGGCCTCGCGCAAAAAGTGCTGATCGCCAATACCGTGGCCGGCCCGGCCGACCATCTGTTCGGCCTGCCGGCAGCGGAATTGACCGCGCCGGCAGCCTGGATCGGCATCGCCTGCTATTCGATCCAGATCCTGTTCGACTTTGCCGGCTACAGCAATATGGCGATCGGCATCGGCCACATGCTGGGGTTCAGTTATCCGATCAACTTCGACCGGCCGTATTCGGCGCGCTCGATTACGGAGTTCTGGCGCCGTTGGCATATCAGCCTGTCGAGCTGGTTCCGCGATTACCTGTACATTCCACTGGGTGGCAATCGCGTCTCGCCGGCGCGCACGTATTTCAACCTGGGCCTGGTGTTCCTGCTGTGCGGCCTGTGGCACGGCGCGGCCTGGACCTTCATCGTCTGGGGCGTGTGGCATGGTGCCTTGCTGATTATCGAGCGCGCCTTCCTGGGCGCACGGCTGGCACGCTGGCCGGGCCTGCTGGCGCAAGCCTGGACGCTGCTGATGGTGATGCTGGGCTGGGTGTTCTTTCGCGCCGATACCCTGCCGCATGCGCTGGGTTACATCGGCGCCATGTTCGGCATGGGCGAGGCGCATGGCCCGGTGGCCAACCCGTGGCAGATGTATTTCGGCCGCTCGGCAATGACGGCGCTCGCCGTCGGCATGCTCCTGGCGCTCTGGCGCGGCACGCCGGTGCTGCGCGCGCCGGCGCTGTGGCGTCCGATGCGCACGACGGCCCTGCTGCTGTGCTTCGCGTTGTGCGTGGTCAGCCTGGCCGCCGGCACCTACAACCCCTTCATCTATTTCCGCTTCTGA